The stretch of DNA GAAATGATGCAAAAAAACATCTCTGTTGACAATCTACACAACTCGAAAAAAAATATGCTAACCTTTGCCGGAACCTTACTTTTCGTCAACATAGCCTTCTTGTTTTTAGGTGGATTACTTTATATTTACTCGATGCAAAACGGAGGTTTCTATACCGAAAACGGTTTTTTCTTACATCAAGGTGGAGAAAATGTCATGGGCGACGACCTCTTCCCTGCGCTTTCATTACAAGGATATTTCCCGTTATTTTTATCCGTAATTTTCATAATCGGCCTAATTTCGGCACTCTTCCCATCTGCAGATGGTGCGCTAACAGCTATAACAAGCTCTTTTTGTGTAGATTTATTAAAACTAAACGAAGATACAAGCAAAACCGAAAAACAAAAGAAAAGCACCCGACTAAAAGTTCATCTTACATTTACCATAATCTTCTTTCTACTGATCTTAATTTTCAAAGCCATCAACGATAAATCGATTGTTTATCTCATCATGGAAGTTGCCGGCTATACGTATGGTCCTCTACTGGGTCTTTTTGCTTTCGGGATTCTCACGAAACGAAGCATACATATAAAATGGGGAATTTTAGGAGTAACCCTATTAGCACCCATTCTCAGCTATTGTATCAATTATTGGGTAACACATAATTCGGATTATAAAATTGGCGTAGAACTCATTATCCTTAACGGATTCCTCACCTTTCTCGGCTTGTATTTATTGAGTAATAAACGTCAAGAAACCCAAACAATCGTAAAATAATTTTCATAGAAATTAATTAGAATGATATATTCGGTAGGATGAAATATAAAAACACAAAGAAGTTAACCATTCATCTTACCGATTTTATTTTGGATGCCATAAAAAAAAAGGAGAAATATTTGATCGAAGAGCTCGGTAAAGAAATTTTGTTTTTTTGTACCTTTAGACCATGAATAAACAACTAAAAATGATTTGGGATTTTCGCGGACCCGAAGCAGAAAAAATTGCCGAACATCACGTGATTCATCTCAACGAATATTTGGCAAAAGAAAAACTAGAAGGCTTTGCAAACCTAGATAAACAGACAGATTTACACACAATAGCTTTTGTCGTAGTCGACGAAAGTCAGATGATGAAAGTTCGTGATGAGCTTCGTCCTCATCGGGCAGTTTGGTACGAGCAAGTATAATATCCTACCCAAAACATCTTACTGAAAACAATGAGTGAGCTGACAAAAAGTTCAATTAATTTTACATAAGCATTAACAAACAAAACATGACACTTCAAGAATTACAAACACAAGTTGTACAAGTACGTCGAGACATTCTTCGCATGGTACATGCCGTAAACAGCGGTCACCCAGGCGGATCTTTAGGATGTGCAGAATTTTTGGTTGCCTTATACGGTAAACAAATGAATTATTCTACCAAATTTGATATGGATGGAAAAAATGAAGATCTTTTCTTCTTATCAAACGGACATATTTCGCCAGTACTTTACAGCGTTTTGGCGCGTAACGGTTTTTTTTCGGTAGAAGAATTGGCCACCTTCAGAAAATTAAATTCGCGTTTGCAAGGTCATCCTACTACCCACGATCATTTACCAGGAGTCCGTATTGCATCGGGATCTTTGGGACAAGGATTGTCGGTTGCTTTGGGCGCTGCACAGGCTAAGAAACTAAACAAAGACAACCATCTTATCTATACACTTCACGGTGATGGAGAATTACAAGAGGGACAAATTTGGGAGGCTTTTATGTATGCTGCCGGAAAAAATGTAGACAATATTATTGCCACAATCGATTACAACGGTCGCCAGATAGATGGAGACACCGACCAAGTTATGCCTTTAGGAGATTTACAAGCGAAATTAGAAGCTTTCGGATGGGTAGTGTTCAACCAAGAAGAAGGTAATGATTTAGAAAAAATATTACAAACCTTAGAGCAAGCAAAAGCCGCAACCGGAAAAGGAAAACCGGTGGCAATTCTATTGCATACCGAAATGGGGAATGGTGTTGATTATATGATGGGGACACATGCATGGCATGGGAAAGCACCGAATGACGAACAATTAGAAAGCGCATTGCAACAAAACCCAGTCACCCCATTAGGGGATTATTAAGCATCATAAAAAACAACCCAAACAAGCGTATGAGAAAAATTCTTTTCATCTTCGGTTTAGTTGCCACGAATTGTCTGGTTTTCGGACAAAACAAAAACTCTATAGAATTTACAAAACTTCTTACCTATCAGCAACAAAAGGTTACTGATGTAAATATTAAGATTACGGTAATGACTGACAAAACCAATCACAATAACTTTATTGGTTTCACTCCTAATTACTTCAGCAATGCGGTATTGAACAAAGGTCGATTGATTCTTGTAGACACACCACCGTTGATGAATACCTTAGAAGTATCAGAAAATTTTAATTTCTATTCGAGCAGTAACATCGAATCATTTAGTCAGTTATTTATTTCACCCAAAACTTTAGAAAGTTTAGACTCTAAACAAACTTTTAACGGCAAAAGTTGTCAAGAGTATATGGCTACTATAGAAGGAGAAGCATCAGATTTTTTAGGACAATCGGTCTATTTTTGTATCGATGAGAGCAGTCCTTATAAAAACGTGCAATCTCTCTTCCCGAATGTTGATAAAGATGGTTTGTTGGTTGCTTTTGGTATGAATAGTTCCGAGAATCCTTTGGTTTTAAGTTCTGAAAAAACAATCAGCGTGAAAGTTGATTTTGATTTTGAGAAGAATTTGGAGAAATTCAATACTATTTTAGCAGACTATAAAATCAAAGAAGATTCTATCAATAACATCGAATGGAGCTATGAAGATTTAGATTCTGCCGCTTATGAACCAAATTTCGTGTATTATACGCCGATTTGTTCGTACTATCAAGATGATTTAGAAAGTAAAACTCAACCTTTTTTAGTTCGCTATGCAACTGAAATTTGTGGGATGATGACCGATTCTAATTATGATGGTGTAGAGGATTATGACAAAGAAACGATTGATAAATATGTACAAAGTCGAATCAAATCCTATCCAAAAGATCTAAAGAAAGCGAAGCTTATTTCATCGAAAGAAGTGAAAGAACTAAAAGCCGAAATGAAACGTTTGTGGGACGAATCGAAAGATTATAAAACCACACTTACGGATACTTCTGATTACGATGCAGCGTATGCAGCCGTTGATAGTGCAGCAGCTTATGCTTATGAAGAGATTAGACCGTACGAATCATCATACAAACAACAATCGATAAAAGACATGAGTTTGGCGATAGACTATGTAGACTCATCGATGCTAAAAGCTATTCCGGACTATTGTACCAATGTTCGAGAAGGCGTTCCTAATTTCGACAATGCGCAAGTGAAAGATCTTTTACTAAACTATGCTGGACAAGTGTGCGATTTGTACATCTCAGAATATAGCGGCAACGTTTACATGAAAGGCACAATCGACGCTTTACGTAGAAGTATGCTAGAATTACACAAAACATACCCTAACTTAAACAATAAAGACAAACAAAAACTAACCGATTATTTAGATCGATTAGATTAATAACTAAATAAAAACAAACACATAAAATGATCAATTTAGAGTTTTCTGAAAAGAAAGATACCCGAAGTGGATTTGGCGACGGACTTACCGAGCTAGGCCGCAATAACCCGAATGTTGTTGCCCTTTGTGCTGACTTGGTAGGCTCGCTAAAAATGGACCAATTCATCAAAGAAAATCCGGATAGATTTTTCCAGATAGGGATTGCAGAAGCCAATATGATGGGCATTGCAGCCGGTCTTACGATTGGCGGGAAGATTCCATTTACCGGTACTTTTGCCGAATTTTCGACGGCGCGTGTGTACGATCAAATTCGTCAATCGATAGCTTATTCTAATAAGAATGTAAAAATTTGTGCCTCTCACGCAGGACTAACTTTGGGTGAAGACGGTGCAACGCATCAAACGTTAGAAGATATTGGTTTGATGAAAATGTTGCCCGGAATGGTTGTTATCAATCCGTGCGATTATAACCAAACCAAAGCTGCAACCTTGGCAATTGCCGAGTACGAAGGACCAGTTTATCTACGCTTTGGTCGACCTGCTGTACCCGTTTTCACGCCAGCTGATCAGAAATTCGAGATCGGAAAAGGTATTTTGATGCACGAAGGAAAAGACGTCACGATCGTTGCGACTGGACATTTGGTATGGGAAGCAATGGTTGCTATTGATGCTTTAGAAAAAGAAGGAATTTCTTGCGAGTTAATCAACATCCATACAATAAAACCATTGGATGAAGAGATAATTCTGA from Weeksella virosa DSM 16922 encodes:
- a CDS encoding transketolase, with protein sequence MTLQELQTQVVQVRRDILRMVHAVNSGHPGGSLGCAEFLVALYGKQMNYSTKFDMDGKNEDLFFLSNGHISPVLYSVLARNGFFSVEELATFRKLNSRLQGHPTTHDHLPGVRIASGSLGQGLSVALGAAQAKKLNKDNHLIYTLHGDGELQEGQIWEAFMYAAGKNVDNIIATIDYNGRQIDGDTDQVMPLGDLQAKLEAFGWVVFNQEEGNDLEKILQTLEQAKAATGKGKPVAILLHTEMGNGVDYMMGTHAWHGKAPNDEQLESALQQNPVTPLGDY
- a CDS encoding transketolase family protein; this encodes MINLEFSEKKDTRSGFGDGLTELGRNNPNVVALCADLVGSLKMDQFIKENPDRFFQIGIAEANMMGIAAGLTIGGKIPFTGTFAEFSTARVYDQIRQSIAYSNKNVKICASHAGLTLGEDGATHQTLEDIGLMKMLPGMVVINPCDYNQTKAATLAIAEYEGPVYLRFGRPAVPVFTPADQKFEIGKGILMHEGKDVTIVATGHLVWEAMVAIDALEKEGISCELINIHTIKPLDEEIILNSVKKTDRIVTAEEHNYLGGLGESVAGLLARKHPTKQAFVAVNDTFGESGTPAELMKKYEIDSNAVIEKVKSLF